A window from Citrus sinensis cultivar Valencia sweet orange chromosome 3, DVS_A1.0, whole genome shotgun sequence encodes these proteins:
- the LOC102618760 gene encoding cyclic nucleotide-gated ion channel 1 codes for MNTERVKFVRFDDWNSENSYSEQKPSNDDGFYPRVMRPTLSAVMDSIRRGYEMGSERIKSWKKPLSFRSHVMQSEKKSVSEKRILDPQGPFLQWWNKIFVLSCVIALSIDPLFFYMPVIDGKRKCLGLDKTLEITACVLRSFIDTFYILRIIFQFRTGFIARSSRVFGRGELVDDPKAIAKRYLMSYFIVDILAILPLPQLVVLIIVPAVKGPVPLVAKEMLKTIIFCQYVPRIARIYPLYNDVKRTSGILTETAWAGAALNLFLYMLASHIFGACWYLYSIERQDSCWRDVCRKLNDTSNCTTNLYCGEFHGSNNTLLHGSCPFISPDEIKNSSMFNFGISIDALQSRVVEEHDFPKKFFYCFWWGLRNLSSLGQNLKTSTFVGEVFFAIFISISGLVLFALLIGNMQKYLESTTVRLEEMRVKRQDAEQWMSHRMLPENLRDRIRRYEQYKWQETRGVEEEGLLRNLPKDLRRDIKRHLCWDLLMRVPMFEKMDDQLLDAMCDHLKPVLYTEKSFIVREGDPVEEMLFVMRGNLVSTTTYGGRTGFFNAVYLKAGDFCGEALLTWALDPQSSSNRPLSTRTVQALTEVEAFSLMADDLKSVASQFRRLHSKQLQHAFRFHSVQWRTWAACFIQAAWRRHSKKKLAQSLQEAEDRLQDALATEAGALTSLGATMYASKFAANLLHPLRLRQNGSSGTRLPQRLLPPLIPQKPAEPDFTAKD; via the exons ATGAATACCGAGAGAGTTAAATTTGTAAG GTTTGACGATTGGAATTCAGAGAATTCTTATTCAGAACAGAAACCATCCAATGATGATGGATTTTATCCAAGAGTAATGAGACCAACTCTAAGTGCCGTTATGGATAGTATTCGGAGAGGATATGAAATGGGTTCAGAAAGAATTAAAAGCTGGAAGAAGCCATTGAGCTTTCGTTCCCATGTTATGCaatctgaaaaaaaatctgTCTCTGAGAAGAGAATTCTCGACCCACAAGGTCCATTTCTTCAGTGGTGGAACAAAATATTTGTGCTCTCTTGTGTAATTGCATTGTCAATAGATCCATTGTTCTTTTACATGCCAGTGATTGATGGCAAAAGGAAATGCCTTGGTTTGGATAAGACTTTGGAAATCACTGCTTGTGTCCTTCGTTCATTCATTGATACCTTTTACATACTACGCATAATCTTTCAATTCCGCACTGGGTTTATTGCCCGTTCTTCTCGAGTATTTGGTAGGGGTGAGTTGGTTGATGATCCTAAGGCTATAGCCAAAAGATACTTAATGTCATACTTCATTGTTGACATCCTTGCCATTCTTCCTCTACCACAG CTGGTAGTTTTAATTATCGTCCCTGCAGTGAAAGGCCCAGTTCCATTGGTGGCAAAGGAGATGTTgaaaactattattttctGCCAGTATGTTCCAAGAATTGCTCGGATTTATCCACTGTACAATGATGTAAAAAGAACTTCTGGCATACTCACTGAAACGGCATGGGCTGGAGCTGCTTTAAATCTCTTTCTTTATATGCTAGCCAGTCAT ATATTTGGGGCTTGTTGGTACTTGTACTCCATAGAACGGCAAGATAGTTGCTGGCGTGATGTATGTCGGAAGTTGAATGATACGAGTAATTGTACTACGAATTTGTACTGTGGAGAATTCCATGGATCAAATAATACACTTCTGCACGGTTCATGTCCGTTTATAAGTCCAGATGAGATAAAGAATTCATCCATGTTCAACTTTGGAATATCTATCGATGCTCTCCAATCAAGGGTGGTGGAGGAACATGATTTTCCGAAGAAATTCTTTTACTGCTTTTGGTGGGGTCTGCGTAATCTTAG TTCCCTGGGCCAAAATCTCAAAACAAGCACTTTTGTTGGGGAGGTTTTCTTTGCCATCTTCATATCCATTTCGGGATTGGTTTTATTTGCCTTACTTATTGGCAACATGCAg AAATATCTGGAATCTACAACTGTAAGATTAGAGGAAATGAGAGTGAAAAGGCAAGATGCAGAACAGTGGATGTCCCACCGTATGCTCCCCGAAAATCTGAGGGACAGAATTAGGCGGTATGAACAGTATAAATGGCAAGAAACAAGAGGTGTTGAGGAAGAGGGTTTGCTTCGTAATCTCCCTAAAGATCTCAGAAGAGATATTAAGCGCCATCTTTGCTGGGATCTCCTAATGAGG GTGCcaatgtttgagaaaatggaTGATCAATTGTTGGATGCAATGTGTGATCACCTCAAGCCAGTTCTTTACACAGAGAAGAGCTTCATTGTTCGTGAGGGTGATCCAGTTGAGGAGATGCTTTTTGTTATGAGAGGCAATCTAGTGAGTACGACCACTTATGGTGGAAGAACCGGTTTCTTTAATGCTGTTTATCTCAAGGCTGGTGACTTCTGTGGAGAAGCACTCCTTACATGGGCATTGGATCCTCAATCATCTTCCAATCGTCCTCTTTCAACTAGGACCGTACAAGCTTTAACAGAGGTTGAAGCTTTTTCTCTCATGGCTGATGACTTGAAGTCTGTTGCCTCTCAGTTTCGGCGTCTTCATAGCAAGCAGCTTCAGCACGCTTTCAG GTTCCACTCGGTGCAGTGGAGGACATGGGCAGCATGCTTTATACAAGCAGCATGGCGCCGGCACAGTAAGAAGAAGCTTGCTCAATCCTTACAAGAAGCTGAAGACAGGCTGCAAGATGCTTTGGCAACAGAGGCTGGGGCTTTAACGAGCCTTGGTGCCACCATGTATGCGTCAAAATTTGCTGCCAATCTATTACACCCGTTGCGGTTGCGGCAGAATGGTTCCAGTGGCACTAGATTGCCGCAGAGATTACTGCCTCCACTAATTCCTCAGAAGCCAGCAGAGCCTGACTTCACTGCCAAAGATTGA
- the LOC102619358 gene encoding beclin-1-like protein, with protein sequence MKKEDAPDKGRTLSVDPNVPRWVCQNCRHFLCIVGVDSYADKYLNDSSRSTMHGSSIHASNSVLGSTRMDNSFVVLPKQRPQSHGVPPRPRGSSAQSEASQSGKAMDESFVVIYKSESASDGGGPHIPPPEGGTNGPMQPNNSGFHSTITVLKRAFEIATSQTQVEQPLCLECMRVLSDKLDKEVDDVTRDIEAYEACLQRLEGEARDVLSEADFLKEKLKIEEEERKLEAAIEETEKQNAEVNAELKELELKSKRFKELEERYWQEFNNFQFQLIAHQEERDAISSKIEVSQAHLELLKRTNVLNDAFPIWHDGEFGTINNFRLGRLPKIPVEWDEINAAWGQACLLLHTMCQYFRPKFPYRIKIIPMGSYPRIMDSNNNTYELFGPVNLFWSTRYDKAMTLFLSCLKDFAEFANSKDQENNIPPDKCFKLPYKIENDKVENYSITQSFNKQENWTKALKYTLCNLKWALFWFVGNTNFQPVSAMSSPAEVSAVGSLYAKRGADLKSVGRNLSKP encoded by the exons ATGAAGAAAGAGGACGCACCGGATAAGGGTCGGACCTTGTCCGTGGATCCCAATGTACCTCGATGGGTTTGCCAGAACTGTCGCCACTTCCTTTGCATCGTCGGCGTCGACTCTTACGCCGACAAGTACTTGAACGACTCTTCTCGCTCCA CAATGCATGGTTCTTCAATCCATGCGTCCAACAGTGTGTTAGGTTCTACGCGAATGGACAATTCTTTTGTCGTGTTGCCGAAACAAAGACCCCAATCACATGGGGTACCTCCACGTCCTCGTGGCTCATCTGCCCAATCTGAGGCGAGTCAGTCTGGAAAGGCAATGGATGAATCGTTTGTAGTCATCTATAAATCTGAGTCTGCATCAGATGGAGGTGGGCCCCATATACCACCACCAGAAGGAGGAACTAATGGACCAATGCAGCCGAACAACTCCGGGTTCCACTCAACCATAACTGTTCTGAAGCGTGCATTTGAGATTGCCACATCCCAGACACAG GTTGAGCAACCTTTATGTCTCGAGTGCATGAGGGTGTTGTCTGATAAACTTGATAAGGAGGTTGATGATGTTACCAGGGACATTGAAGCATATGAAGCCTGCCTTCAGCGCTTGGAGGGAGAAGCCCGAGATGTTCTTAGTGAAGCCGATTTTcttaaggagaaattaaag ATTGAGGAAGAGGAAAGAAAACTGGAAGCAGCAATTGAGGAAACAGAGAAACAGAATGCAGAAGTAAATGCTGAACTGAAGGAACTAGAGTTAAAATCTAAACGGTTTAAGGAACTGGAGGAGcg GTATTGGCAGGAGTTCAATAATTTTCAGTTTCAATTAATTGCTCATCAG GAAGAGAGGGATGCAATTTCGTCTAAGATAGAAGTTTCACAAGCACATTTAGAGTTGTTGAAGCGAACTAATGTACTTAATGATGCCTTCCCTATCTGGCACGATGGAGAATTTGGAACGATCAACAATTTTCGGCTTGGACGGCTTCCTAAAATCCCa GTTGAGTGGGATGAGATTAATGCTGCCTGGGGCCAAGCTTGCCTTCTCCTCCACACAATGTGTCAGTATTTTCGGCCAAAGTTCCC ATATCGGATAAAAATCATTCCAATGGGGAGCTACCCACGAATAATGGACAGCAACAACAATACCTATGAATT GTTCGGTCCAGTGAATTTGTTTTGGAGCACTCGCTATGACAAAGCAATGACATTGTTCTTGTCATGTCTCAAGGACTTTGCAGAATTTGCAAATTCTAAGGATCAAGAGAATAACATTCCACCAGATAAATGCTTTAAATTGCCCTATAA GATTGAAAATGACAAGGTGGAAAACTATTCAATCACGCAGAGCTTTAATAAGCAAGAGAATTGGACAAAAGCTCTCAAATACACCCTCTGTAATTTGAAATGGGCTCTCTTCTGGTTTGTTGGGAACACAAACTTCCAACCCGTTTCTGCCATGTCCTCACCTGCTGAAGTCTCGGCTGTAGGCTCTTTGTATGCAAAGCGTGGTGCTGACCTCAAATCTGTTGGTCGAAATTTGTCAAAGCCATGA
- the LOC102619064 gene encoding probable non-specific lipid-transfer protein 2, giving the protein MNWTIVFLLLANLALLSWSASSIEDLDPPPNAAPSLLSCDEVILDLVPCLSYLRGETKQPSAACCSGAQKISNGAKSQAAKKDVCTCIQKSLASVGPYDKNLIPLIPQKCGIPLTLPPIDAKTDCSKVAIYV; this is encoded by the exons ATGAATTGGACAATTGTGTTCCTACTCCTAGCAAATCTTGCATTACTTTCATGGTCAGCCTCATCCATTGAAGACCTTGACCCTCCACCCAATGCAGCTCCCTCTTTGCTTTCATGTGATGAGGTCATTCTTGACTTAGTTCCATGCCTCAGTTATCTTAGAGGTGAAACCAAACAGCCCTCAGCAGCATGCTGTTCCGGCGCTCAGAAAATTTCTAATGGAGCAAAATCCCAGGCGGCCAAGAAAGATGTATGCACATGTATTCAGAAATCTTTGGCATCCGTTGGGCCTTATGATAAAAATCTCATCCCTTTAATTCCACAGAAATGTGGAATCCCACTTACTCTCCCTCCGATTGATGCTAAAACGGACTGTTCCAA GGTTgctatttatgtttga
- the LOC102618295 gene encoding uncharacterized protein LOC102618295 isoform X2 codes for MKNSQSTQEIQSSTQVSHESQSDQQNNQTTEAPLADSGSISASSNDSRKVSRQDIELVQNLIERCLQLYMNRDEVVKTLLTRARIDPGFTTLVWQKLEEENADFFRAYYIRLKLKKQILLFNHLLEHQYHLMKYPVPQKVPLAPMQNGIHPMPVNNLPMGYPVLQQPPIPAAGQPHLESMSSGISSCHVVNGVPAPGNFHPMRMNSGNDMVMDTSAAEVAPVIPPSSGVSSMSEMAMSPTSVASSGHFPFTASDMSGMGMDTGALDTTFTSDVASTVGLQLGQDGGAGNSRDSLRSLDQIQWNFSLSDLTADLSNLGDLGALGNYPGSPFLPSDSEILLDSPEQDDIEEFFVDSVPGPPCSQSDEEKS; via the exons ATGAAGAACTCGCAG AGCACCCAAGAAATACAATCGTCGACCCAAGTTTCACATGAATCCCAAAGTGACCAACAGAACAACCAAACAACAGAGGCTCCTTTGGCAGATTCTGGTTCAATATCTGCTTCGAGTAATGATAGCAGAAAGGTTTCACGCCAAGATATTGAACTT GTCCAGAACTTAATAGAACGGTGTCTACAATTATATATGAATAGAGACGAGGTGGTGAAGACCCTCTTGACTCGTGCAAGGATAGATCCTGGATTTACAACTTTGG TGTGGCAGAAGTTGGAAGAAGAAAACGCTGATTTCTTCAGGGCCTATTACATAAGGCTGAAGCTAAAGAAGCAAATCCTTTTATTCAATCATTTGCTTGAGCATCAATATCATCTCATGAAGTATCCAGTACCCCAAAAGGTTCCCCTGGCTCCCATGCAGAATGGGATTCATCCCATGCCCG TTAACAACTTACCTATGGGATATCCTGTCCTTCAACAACCTCCAATACCAGCAGCAGGCCAACCCCATCTTGAGTCCATGAGCAGCGGAATCTCAAGTTGTCATGTGGTCAATGGAGTTCCTGCACCAGGCAATTTTCATCCAATGCGAATGAATTCTGGGAATGA TATGGTGATGGACACCAGTGCAGCCGAAGTAGCTCCTGTTATTCCCCCTAGCAGTGGCGTGTCATCCATGTCAGAGATGGCCATGAGTCCAACATCAGTGGCATCTAGTGGTCATTTTCCCTTCACTGCATCAGACATGTCGGGAATGGGTATGGACACGGGTGCACTTGATACAACGTTTACATCTGATGTGGCAAGTACTGTAGGATTGCAGCTTGGACAGGATGGAGGGGCTGGAAACTCCAGAGATTCCCTTAGATCACTTGATCAAATCCAGTGGAATTTCAGTCTCTCAGATTTAACAGCTGATTTGTCAAACTTGGGCG ATTTAGGAGCTCTTGGAAACTATCCTGGGTCCCCTTTTCTGCCCTCTGATTCAGAAATTTTGCTAGACTCTCCAGAGCAAGACGATATAG AGGAGTTCTTTGTTGATTCGGTCCCTGGCCCTCCATGCTCTCAGTCAGACGAAGAGAAATCTTAG
- the LOC127901093 gene encoding uncharacterized protein LOC127901093, protein MEDQATSPKALQLFVKLLNGKTTTLNFTTCHVYGHEIKNRIYEATKIPTHLQRLIYSGLQLKDRTVISDDHITFNLVLRLLGGKGGFGSLLRGAATKAGQKKTNNFDACRDMSGRRLRHVNAEKKLEEWKAEEEERRLEKIAEEFLKKAAKKGKKGVGDGEAEKYVKKYRDESAVCMAKVEEAVRRACADGKRKAVKSNEMEAKRMKIWMGKRKLGEIDDEDSSEDDDDEENEKSIVLNNGHHSDTNKETEGSSGSVTGGKQDRVLSGGGSCESGSEEEKDILVQQSSESGAEDVSREENDMVEPEIHVGMVMQTTSTSCLDTALVSETKAAQAEKHDCCGEFASESVEEIIGQPPIPNVLNSENEESSEKRSVDAEPSGSSDSKSAINDGAIVANTTLAELERPLNFDEFNSAAEMEVLGLERLKSELQARGLKCGGTLQERAARLFLLKSTPVEKLPKKLLAKK, encoded by the exons ATGGAAGATCAAGCCACCAGCCCGAAGGCACTGCAGCTATTCGTGAAGCTCCTAAACGGCAAAACAACAACCCTAAATTTTACAACCTGCCATGTGTACGGTCACGAGATTAAGAATCGGATCTACGAAGCCACCAAAATTCCCACCCACCTTCAGCGCCTCATCTACTCCGGCCTCCAGTTGAAGGACAGAACCGTAATATCGGATGATCACATCACCTTCAACCTCGTGCTCCGCCTCTTGGGAGGCAAAGGCGGGTTCGGATCGTTACTCCGTGGCGCGGCCACGAAAGCAGGTCAAAAGAAGACGAACAACTTCGACGCGTGTCGCGATATGAGTGGGCGGAGGCTGAGGCACGTGAACGCGGAGAAGAAGTTGGAGGAGTGGAAAGCGGAGGAAGAGGAGAGGAGGCTGGAGAAAATCGCGGAGGAGTTTCTCAAGAAGGCGGCGAAAAAGGGGAAGAAAGGAGTTGGTGATGGAGAAGCGGAGAAGTACGTGAAGAAATATAGAGATGAGTCGGCTGTGTGCATGGCTAAGGTGGAAGAAGCGGTCAGACGGGCATGTGCCGATGGAAAACGAAAGGCGGTGAAGTCGAACGAAATGGAGGCCAAGAGGATGAAGATTTG GATGGGGAAAAGGAAATTGGGTGAAATTGATGATGAGGATAGCAGTGAGGATGACGACGATGAGGAAAATGAGAAATCCATTGTTCTAAATAATGGGCATCATTCAGATACAAATAAGGAAACTGAGGGGAGTTCGGGTTCGGTTACTGGTGGGAAACAAGATAGAGTGCTTTCTGGTGGAGGTTCGTGTGAGAGTGGTTCTGAGGAAGAGAAAGATATTCTTGTGCAACAAAGCTCAGAATCTGGTGCAGAAGATGTATCTCGTGAGGAGAATGATATGGTTGAACCTGAAATTCATGTAGGAATGGTAATGCAGACTACAAGTACATCATGCTTAGACACTGCATTGGTTTCCGAAACTAAAGCTGCTCAGGCTGAAAAGCATGATTGCTGTGGTGAATTTGCATCTGAAAGTGTGGAGGAAATAATTGGTCAACCCCCAATCCCAAATGTCTTGAATTCAGAAAATGAGGAAAGTAGTGAAAAGAGATCTGTTGATGCTGAACCCAGTGGTTCCTCTGACTCTAAATCTGCAATTAATGATGGGGCAATTGTAGCAAATACAACATTGGCAGAGCTGGAAAGGCCGttaaattttgatgaattCAATTCAGCAGCTGAGATGGAG GTTCTTGGCCTCGAAAGATTGAAGTCAGAACTTCAAGCGCGTGGGCTGAAATGTGGGGGTACCTTGCAAGAACGTGCTGCCAGGCTTTTCCTACTTAAATCTACACCTGTGGAGAAGCTTCCAAAGAAGTTGCTTGCAAAGAAATGA
- the LOC127901094 gene encoding probable F-box protein At3g61730 isoform X1 encodes MWLILSDLQLVRCPACNLDTCEGTMQMLEARHIELFLSEGFLNRSWEYELIGSHKIEKDVRAASAGIFDVDHFKDCQSAGVFDLKRWAGKPNEMLPKAIIAFHAVAINTNLQKNEGTCLQCVKIHKNLFECSQLFTSASPLLLVVYFSDRPADFFFFFFGPIASTFFDCRSYNMIELYKLHFFNYFLFDFLGVGILVKYHTMKAGPEGDIVSIRISQQLL; translated from the exons ATGTGGTTGATTCTTTCAGATTTGCAGCTAGTTCGATGCCCTGCTTGTAACCTTGATACATGTGAAG GAACAATGCAGATGCTAGAAGCCAGGCATATAGAGCTGTTCTTGAGTGAGGGTTTCCTGAATAGAAGCTGGGAGTATGAGCTTATTGGATctcataaaattgaaaaggatGTACGGGCAGCTTCCGCAGGAATTTTTGATGTGGATCACTTCAAGGACTGTCAATCAGCAG GGGTGTTCGATCTCAAGAGATGGGCCGGCAAACCAAACGAGATGCTACCAAAAGCCATAATTGCTTTTCATGCAGTTGCTATCAACACCAATTTACAAAAGAACGAAGGTACATGTTTACAATGTGTGAAGatccataaaaatttgtttgaatGTTCTCAGCTCTTCACTTCCGCCTCCCCATTGTTACTAGTGGTCTATTTTTCAGATAGGCCTGCtgacttcttcttcttcttttttgggCCTATTGCCAGTACATTCTTTGATTGCCGTTCATATAACATGATTGAACTATACAAACtacattttttcaattattttctttttgactttcTGGGAGTAGGAATTCTTGTCAAGTACCACACCATGAAAGCTGGGCCCGAAGGCGATATTGTATCGATCCGAATCTCACAGCAGCTTTTGTAA
- the LOC127901095 gene encoding probable non-specific lipid-transfer protein 2 produces MNRPAIVFLVVATGLGILSLSGPAESLSCSDDCPAPNPPPPRVECHKVEKRFAPCLHYIKGKSKHPSKDCCRGVKKISKHVKTKADKKALCKCIQRCLRGVDHYAKSCIPSIPKKCGINFTLPPVDAKTKCSKITMFD; encoded by the exons ATGAATCGGCCAGCAATTGTGTTCCTGGTGGTAGCCACTGGTCTTGGAATACTCTCATTATCAGGCCCAGCCGAATCATTATCGTGTTCTGATGACTGCCCTGCACCCAATCCCCCTCCCCCTAGGGTTGAGTGTCATAAGGTGGAGAAAAGGTTTGCTCCATGCCTTCATTATATTAAAGGTAAAAGCAAACACCCCTCAAAAGATTGTTGCCGCGGCGTTAAGAAAATTTCTAAGCACGTAAAAACCAAGGCGGATAAAAAAGCTTTATGCAAATGTATTCAGAGATGTTTGCGGGGTGTTGACCATTATGCTAAAAGTTGCATCCCTTCAATTCCCAAGAAATGTGGAATCAATTTTACTCTCCCTCCAGTTGATGCTAAAACCAAGTGTTCCAA GATTACTATGTTTGATTAA
- the LOC102619949 gene encoding putative RING-H2 finger protein ATL21A, with protein sequence MCIIQVFFFLFFLFSFIHSESCQVHFCADNIPVRFPFQLHGKQPENCSYPGFNLTCTSQGITVLKLPNSGEFFVRNINYITQQIYLYDPEDCLPKRLQSFNLSGSPFVATFVSHNYTFLSCPAQVIKSRFTTIDCLSNSTTSVLATSSVSFVNSMISSCQIISTLTVPISRPVHYDEGFIIDLNSDLPLTWSLPDCIDCEARGQICGFKSRNSQEIGCFNNSKPGGSNGGLQVFRILALSIAIPALICASAIGICACCTDRSRLGSMQLNSTPTAVVPQPPIMTVGLDESTIESFQKLVLGESKRLPGPNSSACPICLSEFLSQETIRCIPECKHCFHAECIDEWLRLNDKCPVCRNSATPVHASSVNP encoded by the exons ATGTGTATCATACaagttttcttctttctcttcttccttttttcctttatacaTTCAGAATCTTGCCAAGTTCATTTTTGTGCCGATAATATCCCCGTACGATTCCCCTTCCAACTTCACGGCAAGCAGCCCGAAAACTGTAGCTATCCTGGTTTCAATCTTACTTGCACTAGCCAAGGCATAACAGTGCTCAAGCTTCCTAATTCTGGAGAATTTTTTGTCCGCAACATCAATTACATCACTCAACAAATATACCTCTACGACCCCGAAGACTGCCTTCCCAAACGGCTCCAAAGCTTCAATCTCTCCGGCTCTCCTTTCGTTGCTACTTTTGTTTCTCACAACTACACTTTCCTCAGCTGCCCAGCTCAGGTCATAAAGTCCCGCTTCACCACCATCGATTGCCTCAGCAATTCAACAACTTCAGTTTTAGCAACTTCTTCCGTGAGTTTTGTGAATTCAATGATATCTTCATGCCAGATAATTTCAACATTGACAGTTCCAATTTCGAGGCCGGTTCACTATGACGAAGGATTCATAATTGACCTTAATAGTGACCTTCCGTTAACATGGAGTTTGCCTGATTGCATTGATTGCGAAGCAAGAGGTCAAATTTGCGGGTTTAAGAGCAGAAATAGTCAAGAAATTGGTTGTTTCAACAATTCTAAACCAG GGGGATCAAATGGTGGTCTTCAAGTGTTCAGAATACTTGCGCTGTCGATTGCGATACCAGCTCTAATATGCGCTTCTGCAATCGGAATTTGTGCATGCTGCACGGATAGGAGTCGCCTTGGCAGCATGCAGCTTAACTCGACCCCAACAGCAGTAGTACCTCAGCCACCCATAATGACGGTGGGTCTGGATGAATCCACCATTGAATCATTTCAAAAGCTAGTCCTCGGAGAAAGCAAGCGACTGCCTGGACCGAACAGCAGCGCTTGCCCTATATGTTTATCCGAATTCCTCAGCCAAGAGACAATCAGATGCATACCAGAATGCAAACACTGCTTCCATGCTGAATGCATTGATGAGTGGCTCCGATTGAATGACAAATGTCCTGTTTGCAGAAATTCTGCAACGCCTGTCCATGCCAGTTCTGTGAACCCCTAA
- the LOC102618295 gene encoding uncharacterized protein LOC102618295 isoform X1 — MKNSQSTQEIQSSTQVSHESQSDQQNNQTTEAPLADSGSISASSNDSRKVSRQDIELVQNLIERCLQLYMNRDEVVKTLLTRARIDPGFTTLVWQKLEEENADFFRAYYIRLKLKKQILLFNHLLEHQYHLMKYPVPQKVPLAPMQNGIHPMPVNNLPMGYPVLQQPPIPAAGQPHLESMSSGISSCHVVNGVPAPGNFHPMRMNSGNDMVMDTSAAEVAPVIPPSSGVSSMSEMAMSPTSVASSGHFPFTASDMSGMGMDTGALDTTFTSDVASTVGLQLGQDGGAGNSRDSLRSLDQIQWNFSLSDLTADLSNLGDLGALGNYPGSPFLPSDSEILLDSPEQDDIVEEFFVDSVPGPPCSQSDEEKS; from the exons ATGAAGAACTCGCAG AGCACCCAAGAAATACAATCGTCGACCCAAGTTTCACATGAATCCCAAAGTGACCAACAGAACAACCAAACAACAGAGGCTCCTTTGGCAGATTCTGGTTCAATATCTGCTTCGAGTAATGATAGCAGAAAGGTTTCACGCCAAGATATTGAACTT GTCCAGAACTTAATAGAACGGTGTCTACAATTATATATGAATAGAGACGAGGTGGTGAAGACCCTCTTGACTCGTGCAAGGATAGATCCTGGATTTACAACTTTGG TGTGGCAGAAGTTGGAAGAAGAAAACGCTGATTTCTTCAGGGCCTATTACATAAGGCTGAAGCTAAAGAAGCAAATCCTTTTATTCAATCATTTGCTTGAGCATCAATATCATCTCATGAAGTATCCAGTACCCCAAAAGGTTCCCCTGGCTCCCATGCAGAATGGGATTCATCCCATGCCCG TTAACAACTTACCTATGGGATATCCTGTCCTTCAACAACCTCCAATACCAGCAGCAGGCCAACCCCATCTTGAGTCCATGAGCAGCGGAATCTCAAGTTGTCATGTGGTCAATGGAGTTCCTGCACCAGGCAATTTTCATCCAATGCGAATGAATTCTGGGAATGA TATGGTGATGGACACCAGTGCAGCCGAAGTAGCTCCTGTTATTCCCCCTAGCAGTGGCGTGTCATCCATGTCAGAGATGGCCATGAGTCCAACATCAGTGGCATCTAGTGGTCATTTTCCCTTCACTGCATCAGACATGTCGGGAATGGGTATGGACACGGGTGCACTTGATACAACGTTTACATCTGATGTGGCAAGTACTGTAGGATTGCAGCTTGGACAGGATGGAGGGGCTGGAAACTCCAGAGATTCCCTTAGATCACTTGATCAAATCCAGTGGAATTTCAGTCTCTCAGATTTAACAGCTGATTTGTCAAACTTGGGCG ATTTAGGAGCTCTTGGAAACTATCCTGGGTCCCCTTTTCTGCCCTCTGATTCAGAAATTTTGCTAGACTCTCCAGAGCAAGACGATATAG TAGAGGAGTTCTTTGTTGATTCGGTCCCTGGCCCTCCATGCTCTCAGTCAGACGAAGAGAAATCTTAG
- the LOC127901094 gene encoding probable F-box protein At3g61730 isoform X2 — MWLILSDLQLVRCPACNLDTCEGTMQMLEARHIELFLSEGFLNRSWEYELIGSHKIEKDVRAASAGIFDVDHFKDCQSAGVFDLKRWAGKPNEMLPKAIIAFHAVAINTNLQKNEGILVKYHTMKAGPEGDIVSIRISQQLL, encoded by the exons ATGTGGTTGATTCTTTCAGATTTGCAGCTAGTTCGATGCCCTGCTTGTAACCTTGATACATGTGAAG GAACAATGCAGATGCTAGAAGCCAGGCATATAGAGCTGTTCTTGAGTGAGGGTTTCCTGAATAGAAGCTGGGAGTATGAGCTTATTGGATctcataaaattgaaaaggatGTACGGGCAGCTTCCGCAGGAATTTTTGATGTGGATCACTTCAAGGACTGTCAATCAGCAG GGGTGTTCGATCTCAAGAGATGGGCCGGCAAACCAAACGAGATGCTACCAAAAGCCATAATTGCTTTTCATGCAGTTGCTATCAACACCAATTTACAAAAGAACGAAG GAATTCTTGTCAAGTACCACACCATGAAAGCTGGGCCCGAAGGCGATATTGTATCGATCCGAATCTCACAGCAGCTTTTGTAA